A single window of Rhizobium sp. SL42 DNA harbors:
- a CDS encoding TIGR02587 family membrane protein, with protein MAADSARLETSTDINEFLTGLARGLAGALLFALPMLMTMEMWSLGFYMERVRLLLLLVLNIPLLVFLSHRIGFEHTNCWSSTIRDAVVAFGMGIAASAALLLVLGVITPDMPPRQWVGMVAIQAVPASIGALLARSQLGMGADDEGEEEDGNAGETGKPSDGGSYVVELSMMAVGALFLSLNLAPTEEMILLAYKMTPWHTLALIAISMGMMHGFVYALSFRGGHRLESGVPGWHAFIRFTLPGYLVALAVSLFTLWTFERLDDTGVTQIVLVVIVLGFPAAIGAAAARLIL; from the coding sequence ATGGCCGCCGACAGCGCTCGACTAGAGACCTCCACGGATATCAACGAATTCCTGACCGGGCTCGCCCGCGGCCTGGCAGGCGCCCTCCTCTTTGCACTGCCTATGCTGATGACGATGGAGATGTGGAGCCTCGGCTTCTATATGGAGCGCGTCCGTCTGCTCCTGCTACTGGTCCTCAACATTCCCCTGCTCGTCTTTCTCTCGCACCGGATCGGCTTCGAGCATACCAACTGCTGGAGCAGCACCATACGGGACGCGGTTGTGGCCTTTGGGATGGGCATCGCAGCAAGCGCGGCTCTCCTGTTGGTCCTTGGCGTCATCACGCCGGACATGCCGCCACGCCAATGGGTCGGCATGGTGGCGATACAGGCGGTACCTGCGAGTATCGGTGCGCTGCTTGCACGAAGCCAGCTCGGCATGGGCGCAGATGACGAAGGCGAGGAAGAGGACGGAAACGCCGGTGAGACCGGAAAGCCGTCCGACGGAGGCAGCTATGTTGTCGAACTCTCGATGATGGCAGTCGGCGCCTTGTTCCTGTCGCTCAATCTGGCACCCACCGAAGAGATGATCCTCCTCGCCTACAAGATGACGCCCTGGCATACGCTTGCCCTCATCGCCATCTCCATGGGCATGATGCACGGCTTCGTCTACGCCCTGTCCTTTCGCGGCGGCCACCGGCTCGAAAGCGGCGTACCCGGTTGGCATGCCTTCATTCGCTTTACTTTGCCTGGCTATCTGGTGGCATTGGCCGTCAGTCTTTTCACCCTGTGGACCTTCGAGCGGCTGGACGACACGGGCGTCACCCAGATTGTCCTGGTCGTCATCGTTCTCGGCTTCCCGGCGGCGATCGGTGCCGCGGCCGCGCGGCTCATATTGTAG
- a CDS encoding TIGR02588 family protein, with translation MTRLENKKVARSGKSPDIERLKPHWIEWLTGLVSSLLVLAIIAWVSYEAVNGTDTPADLRVDIVSVEKTRAAWRVLFDLSNSGETTAASVEVRGTLADRGRLIEEAAVTFDYVAARSLARGALIFSQDPNNHDFNIRAVGFTEP, from the coding sequence ATGACCAGGTTGGAGAATAAAAAGGTGGCGAGATCAGGCAAGAGCCCGGATATCGAACGGCTTAAACCACACTGGATCGAATGGCTGACCGGTCTTGTCTCGTCGCTCCTCGTCCTGGCCATCATCGCCTGGGTCAGTTACGAGGCCGTCAATGGCACCGATACCCCTGCAGACTTGCGTGTCGACATCGTATCCGTCGAAAAGACCCGGGCGGCCTGGCGGGTGTTGTTCGACCTAAGCAATAGCGGAGAAACCACAGCGGCATCCGTCGAGGTACGCGGCACCCTGGCCGATCGCGGCCGCCTGATTGAAGAGGCCGCCGTCACCTTCGACTACGTTGCGGCTCGCTCATTGGCGCGTGGCGCATTGATCTTCAGCCAGGATCCGAACAACCACGATTTCAACATACGAGCCGTTGGTTTCACCGAACCATGA
- a CDS encoding NAD-dependent epimerase/dehydratase family protein yields the protein MARALVTGGAGFVGRHLCARLLSEGLDVVCVDSLVEGTGALPPEHWPLPPKGRFTFVSSDCRDYFARTDERFDYVYHLAAVVGGRVMMETQALCVAEDLAVDALMWKWATATRPGCVVFFSSSAAYSIGLQRAQGHRQLREDMISFEDGLGVPDLSYGWAKLTGEFLMKLYVERYGGRAIAYRPFSGYGEDQDLAYPFPAICQRLMAEVGRDEVFVWGSGRQCRDFIHISDCVDFVWRTVDRLPTGASLNLSTGIATSFITLAEEVARQIGWDPKVSGLSDKPEGVFYRCGDTGMQQAYGLLPSVTLSEGIARMLDRLRFKAGRAA from the coding sequence ATGGCCAGGGCTTTGGTGACCGGTGGGGCCGGATTTGTCGGACGTCATCTCTGCGCGCGTCTCTTGTCCGAGGGGCTCGATGTCGTCTGTGTCGATAGTCTCGTCGAGGGGACCGGGGCACTGCCTCCCGAGCACTGGCCGCTTCCGCCAAAAGGTCGGTTTACCTTCGTGTCGTCCGATTGCCGCGACTATTTTGCCCGGACCGACGAACGTTTCGACTATGTCTACCATCTCGCCGCAGTTGTCGGTGGCCGGGTGATGATGGAGACGCAGGCGCTTTGCGTGGCCGAAGACCTTGCGGTCGATGCTTTGATGTGGAAATGGGCTACGGCCACCCGCCCGGGCTGCGTCGTCTTCTTCAGTTCGAGCGCGGCCTATTCGATCGGGCTCCAGAGAGCGCAAGGTCACAGACAGCTGCGCGAGGACATGATCTCTTTCGAGGATGGGCTCGGCGTTCCGGATCTCAGCTATGGTTGGGCGAAGCTTACCGGCGAATTTCTGATGAAGCTCTATGTCGAACGTTATGGTGGACGCGCTATCGCCTACCGGCCTTTCAGCGGCTACGGCGAGGATCAGGATCTGGCCTATCCGTTTCCCGCGATCTGCCAGCGGCTGATGGCCGAGGTGGGCAGGGACGAGGTGTTCGTCTGGGGCTCCGGACGGCAATGCCGGGATTTCATCCATATTTCCGACTGCGTGGATTTTGTCTGGCGCACCGTGGATCGGTTGCCAACGGGGGCTAGCCTTAATCTCTCGACCGGCATAGCAACCTCGTTCATCACCCTCGCGGAGGAGGTTGCGCGACAGATCGGATGGGATCCGAAAGTTTCCGGGCTATCCGACAAACCGGAAGGCGTATTCTATCGCTGCGGTGATACCGGAATGCAGCAGGCATATGGATTGCTGCCCTCGGTCACTCTCTCAGAGGGCATTGCTCGCATGCTCGACAGGTTGCGATTCAAGGCCGGGCGTGCGGCGTGA
- a CDS encoding glycosyltransferase family 4 protein has protein sequence MRLILINDVSVVLGGATKVAMQCVEAGLSAGLDCTVLVGDDGEGVRRNFPAAKVEALGEKPLRDGVHLRDVVDRNFNRQAYAALDRLLAASAEKTVVHVHGWSQILSPSIFHALAKHGARVIVTAHDFFLSCPNGGYLNFNTGDVCGQQPMSFGCLTSNCDKRNYLHKLWRVSRMLTQTSAGKEFWGRVEVILAHENMELHLTGGALQHFQTLRTPCKPLTAGPVKAWENSRALFLGRMTWEKGVRTLAEALNSTGRTATLIGRGPLLQEMQAALPHCYVPGWLDDSEVNRMAAEARFFIMPSRMPEPYGLVAAEAVMSGIPVIASSNALIAEEVSRNGAGLVFESGNAASLAEKIALMDNDALVRNLSEGAYEYGKRIAPSNDEWRQRIVDIYRGNSSLSVH, from the coding sequence ATGCGGCTTATACTGATCAACGATGTCTCTGTAGTCCTGGGCGGTGCCACCAAGGTGGCGATGCAATGTGTCGAGGCAGGTCTGTCGGCCGGGCTGGATTGCACGGTTCTGGTGGGTGATGACGGCGAAGGCGTGCGCCGGAATTTCCCTGCGGCAAAGGTCGAGGCACTGGGCGAGAAGCCGCTGCGCGACGGAGTGCATCTCCGCGATGTCGTCGACCGGAATTTCAATCGCCAGGCCTATGCGGCGCTTGACCGGCTCCTGGCTGCCAGTGCGGAAAAAACGGTCGTTCATGTGCATGGCTGGTCGCAGATCCTGTCGCCTTCGATCTTTCACGCGCTGGCCAAACACGGTGCGCGGGTCATCGTCACGGCCCATGATTTCTTCCTGAGTTGTCCGAACGGCGGTTACCTGAATTTCAACACTGGTGACGTCTGTGGACAGCAGCCGATGTCGTTCGGCTGCCTTACCAGCAATTGCGACAAGCGGAACTATTTGCACAAGCTCTGGCGGGTCAGCCGCATGCTGACCCAGACTTCTGCCGGCAAGGAATTCTGGGGGCGGGTCGAGGTCATCCTGGCGCATGAGAATATGGAGCTTCACCTGACCGGCGGGGCCTTGCAGCATTTCCAGACCTTGAGGACGCCTTGCAAGCCGCTGACTGCAGGACCTGTGAAAGCATGGGAAAACAGCCGCGCGCTTTTTCTTGGACGGATGACTTGGGAGAAGGGTGTGCGAACGCTGGCCGAAGCGCTGAACAGCACCGGCCGGACCGCGACGTTGATCGGGCGTGGCCCCTTGCTTCAGGAAATGCAGGCGGCCTTGCCGCACTGTTATGTGCCCGGCTGGCTGGACGATAGCGAAGTCAACCGGATGGCGGCGGAGGCACGTTTCTTCATCATGCCTTCGCGCATGCCCGAACCTTACGGGCTCGTGGCGGCCGAGGCGGTGATGAGCGGCATTCCCGTGATCGCAAGCAGCAATGCGCTGATCGCCGAGGAAGTCTCCCGCAATGGTGCAGGGCTTGTGTTCGAGAGCGGCAATGCAGCTTCGCTGGCCGAGAAGATCGCCTTGATGGACAATGACGCACTCGTGCGCAACCTGAGTGAGGGCGCTTACGAATACGGCAAACGCATTGCGCCGTCGAACGACGAATGGCGTCAGCGGATCGTCGATATCTACAGAGGCAATTCCAGTTTATCCGTTCACTGA
- the ligA gene encoding NAD-dependent DNA ligase LigA: MTVELIAVEDLTEEQAKAELQRLSAEIAHHDALYHGKDKPEISDAEYDALKRRNDTIEAQFPELVRTDSPSQRVGAAPVGIFAQVVHARPMLSLDNTFSDEDVADFIASVYRFLGMLPDNSIAFTAEPKIDGLSMSLRYENRKLVTAATRGDGTTGENVTANILTIKEIPTELPAGAPDVVEVRGEVYMAKSAFLALNAQMEAEGKQTYVNPRNTASGSLRQLDPKVTANRNLKFFAYAWGEISTMPADTQWGMVETFRSWGFPVNPLTRRLSSVDEIIAHYRDIGLQRADLDYDIDGVVYKVDRLDLQGRLGFRSRSPRWATAHKFPAEQAFTTVQAIDIQVGRTGALTPVARLEPITVGGVVVTNATLHNADYIEGIGNGGERIRPDGHDIRIGDTVIVQRAGDVIPQVLDVVLEKRPVASEKYAFPARCPVCGSHAVRERNEKTGKLDSVTRCTGGFVCRAQAVEHIKHFVSRNAFDIEGLGTKQVDFFFEAEDPSLSIRTAPDIFTLKRRQESSLLTKLENIEGFGRVSVRKLFDAIDARREIALQRFIFALGIRHVGETTAKLLARSYGSYASFAEAMQAAAPRYGDAWNELNSIDGIGEVVAASIVEFFKEPRNLEVVQRLLDEVTPLDAEAQVATDSVVAGKTVVFTGSLERFTRDEAKARAEGLGAKVAGSVSKKTDYVVAGPGAGSKLDKARELGVAVMTEDEWLDLIGG; encoded by the coding sequence ATGACCGTTGAACTGATCGCAGTCGAGGATCTGACAGAGGAACAGGCGAAGGCCGAGCTTCAGCGCCTTTCCGCCGAGATCGCCCATCATGATGCGCTGTATCACGGCAAGGACAAGCCGGAGATCTCCGACGCGGAATATGATGCGCTCAAACGGCGCAATGATACGATCGAGGCGCAGTTCCCCGAGCTCGTGCGCACTGACAGCCCGTCGCAGCGCGTGGGCGCAGCGCCCGTCGGCATCTTTGCGCAGGTTGTTCATGCGCGCCCGATGCTGTCTCTGGATAATACATTCTCGGACGAGGACGTGGCCGATTTCATCGCGTCGGTCTATCGGTTCCTGGGCATGCTGCCGGACAATTCGATCGCCTTTACCGCCGAGCCGAAGATCGATGGGCTTTCCATGTCGCTGCGTTACGAGAACCGAAAGCTGGTCACCGCCGCGACCCGGGGCGACGGGACGACGGGTGAAAACGTCACCGCCAATATCCTGACCATCAAGGAGATCCCGACCGAGCTTCCTGCGGGCGCACCGGATGTCGTCGAGGTGCGTGGCGAAGTCTATATGGCCAAAAGCGCATTTCTGGCGCTCAACGCGCAGATGGAGGCCGAAGGCAAGCAGACCTATGTCAACCCGCGCAACACCGCATCAGGATCGCTTCGCCAGCTCGATCCAAAGGTAACGGCGAACCGCAATCTGAAGTTTTTCGCCTATGCTTGGGGCGAAATCAGCACGATGCCGGCCGATACCCAATGGGGCATGGTCGAGACGTTCCGAAGCTGGGGATTTCCGGTCAATCCCTTGACCCGCCGACTGAGCTCTGTCGATGAAATCATCGCACATTACCGCGACATCGGCCTGCAGCGCGCTGATCTCGACTATGACATCGATGGTGTCGTCTACAAGGTCGATCGGCTCGACCTGCAGGGCCGGCTCGGGTTTCGCTCACGCAGCCCGCGCTGGGCGACCGCCCACAAGTTTCCAGCTGAACAGGCCTTTACCACGGTGCAGGCGATAGACATCCAGGTCGGGCGCACCGGGGCACTGACGCCGGTCGCACGGCTCGAGCCGATCACCGTCGGCGGTGTCGTGGTCACCAATGCGACACTGCACAATGCCGACTATATCGAAGGCATCGGAAATGGTGGCGAGCGCATCCGCCCGGACGGTCATGATATACGCATTGGCGACACCGTCATCGTCCAACGCGCGGGCGACGTCATCCCGCAGGTGCTGGACGTGGTACTGGAAAAACGCCCCGTAGCGTCTGAGAAATACGCATTTCCGGCAAGATGCCCTGTCTGCGGCAGCCATGCCGTGCGCGAGAGAAACGAGAAAACCGGCAAGCTCGATTCTGTTACACGCTGTACCGGCGGTTTCGTTTGCCGGGCCCAGGCGGTCGAGCACATCAAGCATTTCGTTTCGCGCAACGCCTTCGATATCGAGGGTCTCGGGACGAAGCAGGTCGATTTCTTCTTTGAAGCCGAGGATCCGTCGCTTTCAATTCGCACGGCACCCGATATCTTCACCCTGAAGCGGCGCCAGGAAAGTTCATTGCTGACCAAGCTCGAGAATATCGAGGGCTTTGGTCGCGTCAGCGTGCGCAAGCTGTTCGATGCAATCGATGCGCGTCGCGAGATTGCGCTGCAGCGCTTCATATTCGCACTTGGTATTCGGCATGTCGGCGAGACAACCGCCAAGCTGCTGGCGCGCTCCTACGGCTCCTATGCGAGCTTTGCTGAGGCGATGCAGGCGGCGGCGCCGAGATACGGCGATGCCTGGAACGAACTGAACAGCATCGATGGCATCGGCGAAGTGGTTGCGGCCTCGATCGTCGAATTCTTCAAGGAGCCGCGAAACCTTGAGGTCGTCCAACGCCTGCTTGACGAGGTGACACCGCTCGACGCTGAGGCACAAGTTGCCACGGACAGTGTGGTCGCGGGGAAGACAGTCGTGTTTACCGGCTCGCTGGAGCGCTTTACCCGTGATGAAGCCAAGGCCCGGGCCGAGGGACTGGGAGCCAAGGTTGCCGGCTCCGTGTCGAAGAAGACCGACTATGTCGTTGCCGGTCCCGGTGCCGGGTCCAAGCTCGACAAGGCTCGGGAACTGGGCGTTGCCGTGATGACCGAAGACGAATGGCTGGACTTGATCGGCGGCTGA
- a CDS encoding endonuclease/exonuclease/phosphatase family protein yields the protein MKKTNGSLARTMISSIRNRRQRPFGPAMREAEDGMITVASYNVHKCVGTDGRFDPERVIEVIREIEPDVIALQEADQRFGERSGLLDLTRLRLETGLLPVPVVGGPKSHGWRGNVLLFRQGMVRDVHQIALPGLEPRGALVAEIDIDGHAGLRVIAAHLGLLRWARRQQADVILDILQAREERSTILMGDFNEWRLGPGSALTRLEPIFGPLPPPIPSFPARLPVLSLDRIMANRADLISDMTVHDTPLARLASDHLPLTARVRLHRIED from the coding sequence ATGAAAAAGACGAACGGCAGTCTCGCGCGGACAATGATCTCGTCGATCCGCAATCGGCGTCAGCGACCGTTTGGTCCAGCGATGCGCGAGGCCGAAGACGGGATGATCACCGTCGCCTCCTACAATGTCCACAAATGCGTCGGAACCGATGGACGGTTCGATCCCGAGCGGGTGATCGAGGTGATCCGCGAGATCGAGCCGGATGTCATCGCGTTGCAGGAGGCGGACCAACGCTTTGGCGAAAGGTCCGGGCTTCTCGACTTGACGCGTCTTCGGCTTGAGACCGGCTTGCTGCCGGTGCCGGTGGTCGGCGGACCGAAATCGCATGGCTGGCGCGGCAATGTGCTGCTGTTTCGCCAGGGTATGGTGCGTGACGTGCACCAGATCGCCCTGCCGGGTCTTGAGCCGCGCGGCGCGCTGGTTGCCGAAATCGACATCGATGGGCATGCGGGTTTGAGGGTGATTGCGGCGCATCTTGGCCTGTTGCGATGGGCACGCCGGCAGCAGGCGGACGTGATCCTGGACATCCTGCAGGCACGCGAGGAACGTTCGACCATCCTGATGGGTGATTTCAACGAATGGCGACTGGGGCCTGGGTCGGCGCTAACCCGGCTGGAGCCCATCTTCGGGCCTTTGCCGCCGCCGATCCCGAGCTTCCCGGCACGGCTGCCCGTGCTGTCGCTCGACCGGATTATGGCGAACCGTGCCGACCTGATTTCCGACATGACCGTGCATGACACGCCGCTGGCGCGGCTTGCCTCCGATCATCTGCCGCTGACGGCGAGGGTCAGGCTGCATCGGATTGAGGATTAG
- a CDS encoding phospholipase D-like domain-containing protein: MLDLLITYWPHLLAAVSIVFGTVAAVHATMTKREVRSALGWVGVIVLSPLIGALIYAVAGINRIRRASLTSRRALRLDELWRSISSYGVAGDVIAAQFGSEMASLKTLGDRVARHPLSSGNRVLLLGTGEETYSAICEAITSAERSVILETYIFDRDPIGLKVADCLIAAHKRGVAVRVLIDAVGARYSVPSIIGYLQDAGVSVAAFNGKVIMGLRLPYANLRTHRKIVVADGTTAFIGGMNIRAAFTGPDGARDTHFRVSGPIVADILAVAAEDWHFETKEVLKGPEWRLGLDGAVAGEPSYARLIVSGPDTHLETNHKMLIGAFSVAQHSIRIMSPYFLPDAVLISALATAARRGVRVDIVVPSRNNLAIVSHAMTAQFDQVLKDGCRVLRAAGQFDHSKLAVIDGRWVFVGSSNLDSRSLRLNFEIDMEIFDMEVAGEIESRIAAAMEDAEEVILDELRARPFLIRLFERFLWLGSPYL, encoded by the coding sequence ATGCTCGACCTTCTGATCACCTACTGGCCCCATCTGCTTGCCGCCGTGTCGATTGTTTTCGGCACAGTGGCCGCGGTGCATGCAACCATGACCAAACGCGAGGTTCGCTCAGCCCTGGGCTGGGTTGGCGTGATCGTGCTGTCGCCGCTGATCGGGGCGCTGATCTATGCCGTGGCAGGCATCAATCGTATCCGTCGCGCCTCGCTCACCTCGCGACGAGCGCTCCGGCTCGACGAACTCTGGCGCAGCATCTCTTCCTATGGGGTGGCCGGGGATGTGATCGCCGCGCAGTTCGGTTCCGAGATGGCGTCGCTCAAGACGCTGGGTGATCGGGTGGCGCGTCATCCGCTTTCTTCCGGCAATCGTGTCCTTTTGCTTGGCACGGGCGAGGAGACCTATTCCGCCATCTGCGAAGCGATCACGTCCGCCGAGCGCAGCGTTATTCTGGAAACCTATATCTTCGATCGCGATCCGATCGGCCTCAAGGTTGCTGATTGCCTGATCGCTGCCCACAAGCGCGGGGTGGCCGTGCGGGTGCTGATCGACGCGGTCGGTGCCCGTTACAGTGTGCCAAGCATCATCGGTTACCTTCAGGATGCAGGTGTGTCGGTCGCCGCCTTCAACGGCAAGGTTATCATGGGGCTTCGGTTGCCTTACGCAAACCTCAGGACACACCGCAAGATCGTGGTGGCCGATGGTACCACCGCCTTTATCGGCGGCATGAACATTCGAGCCGCCTTTACCGGTCCGGACGGCGCACGCGATACCCATTTCAGGGTCAGCGGTCCGATTGTCGCCGATATCCTGGCCGTCGCTGCTGAAGACTGGCACTTCGAAACGAAGGAAGTGCTGAAGGGACCGGAATGGCGGCTTGGATTGGATGGTGCGGTTGCCGGTGAACCATCTTACGCCCGGCTCATCGTATCGGGTCCGGATACGCATCTGGAAACCAATCACAAGATGCTGATCGGCGCCTTTTCGGTGGCGCAGCATTCGATCCGTATCATGTCGCCCTATTTCCTGCCGGATGCCGTGCTCATTTCTGCTCTCGCGACGGCGGCACGTCGCGGCGTGCGGGTCGACATCGTCGTGCCGTCGCGCAACAATCTTGCCATCGTCAGCCATGCGATGACGGCGCAATTCGATCAGGTGCTCAAGGATGGCTGCCGGGTATTGCGAGCCGCCGGTCAGTTCGACCATTCCAAACTCGCTGTCATCGATGGTCGGTGGGTGTTTGTCGGTTCCTCCAATCTCGATTCGCGTTCGCTTCGCTTGAATTTCGAAATCGACATGGAAATCTTCGACATGGAAGTGGCCGGTGAAATAGAAAGCCGGATCGCGGCGGCGATGGAGGATGCGGAGGAGGTCATTCTCGATGAACTTCGCGCCAGGCCATTCCTGATACGGCTTTTTGAACGTTTCCTCTGGCTTGGATCGCCCTATCTGTAG